In the genome of Caulobacter flavus, the window CGAGGCCGTGCGATGAGCCGACTCGTCGTCGCCAGCCAGCTGCCCGAGGTGTTCAACAGCGTCTTCGCCCAGCATGCGGCCGACGCCGAGATCATCGCCGTGCCGCCCGGCCTGACCGCGCCCCTGCCGCCCTCGGCCAAGGTTCTGGTGGCCGCGCCGTTCCGCAAGGCCGGCGGCGTGCTGCCCGCCAAGGCTCCGCCCGGCTGGCCGTTCGACGTGCGCTGGGTTCAGCTGGTCTCGGTGGGCATCGACTTCTATCCGGACTGGCTGTTCGACGGCCCGGTCGTGACCTCGGCGCGCGGCTCTTCGGCCGTGGCGCTGGCCGAGTTCGCCCTGGCGGCGATCCTGGCCGACGCCAAGCGCCTGCCCGAGATCTGGATCGACAGGGCCGAGCGCTGGACGCCCCAGCCGCTGAAGCTCATCTCCGGCACGACGCTGGGCATCGTCGGCTTCGGCGCCATCGGCGAGGCCCTGGCGCCGCGCGCCCAGGCCCTGGGGCTGAACGTCGTCGCCACCCGCCGCTCGGACAAGCCGATCCCGGTGGCCGGGGTCGAACGCGTGGCGGACCTGAAGACCCTGTTCGCCCGCAGCGACCACGTGGTGCTGGCCGCTCCGGCGACGCCGCAGACCGAGCGCCTGATCGGCCGCGAGGTGCTGGCCCACGCCAAGCCCGGCCTGCACCTGATCAACATCGCCCGCGGCGCGCTGATCGACGACGACGCCCTGCTGGCGGCGCTGGACGACGGCCGCGTCGGCCGCGCCAGCCTGGACGTCACCTTCCCCGAGCCGCTGACCGACGGGCACCCGTTCTACGGCCATCCGAAGGTTCGGCTTTCGCCCCACACCTCGGTGCACACGCCCGACACCCGCATCAACCTGGCGACCCAGTTCGCCGAGAACCTCGCCCGCTTCCGCGCCGGCGCGCCCCTGGCCGACGTCGTCGACCTGTCGCGCGGCTACTGACAACAAGGACATTTCGCGATGACCGCGATCCCATCGCCCCGGGGCTTTGCCGCCGCCGGCCCGCACCCTGCCAAGATAGAGACCGTGCTGCCGCCGTTCGGCGCACGCGAGATCCCCCAGCAGCCGACGCTCGAGCTGGAGCGGCTCTATCGCAAGCAGCGCCTGGCCGCCGGCTACCGGCTGTTCGGCCGCCATGGCTTCGACATGGGCGGCGCGGGCCACATCACCGCCCGCGACCCGGAACTGACCGACCATTTCTGGGTCAATCCGCTGGGCGTGCACTTCTCGCGCATCAAGGTTTCGGACCTGATGCTGGTCAGCCACGCGGGCGAGATCGTCCAGCCGCCGGCCAAGTCGCCCGCCCGCCTGAACCGGGCCGCCTTCGCCATCCATTCCCAGCTGCACGAGGCCCGTCCCGACGTGGTGGCCGCGGCCCACTCGCACTCGCTGTACGGCAAGGCCTGGTCAGCGCTGGGGCGGCTGCTGGATCCGCTGACCCAGGACTCGGCGGCCTTCTACGACGACCACGCCCTGTTCGAGGAGTTCTCGGGCGTGGTGCTCGACACCAGCGAGGGCCAGAAGATCGCCAGGGCCCTGGGACCGAAGAAGGCGGTGATCCTGCAGAACCACGGGATTCTGACCGTCGGCCAGTCGGTCGAGGCCGCTGTCTGGCGCTACCTCGCCCTGGAGAACGCCTGCCAGGCCCAGCTGCTGGCCGAGGCCGCCGGCCCGACCAAGCCGATGTCGCCCGAGGTGGCCAGGCACACCGCCAGCCAGGTCGGCACGGAGCTCGGCGGCGTCTACGCCTTCCAGCCCTACTGGGACATCGTCACCGAAGAAGAGCCGGACCTGTTCGACTGATGACCGGCCTTTCCCTGTCCCGCCGCGACCTGATGGCCGGCGGCCTTTCGATCGCGGGCCTGTCCATGGCCGGCCTGACCACCGTCAATCTGGCGGCCTGCTCGCCCACGGGCGACGACAGGGCCGGCTCGCTGGCCGACCTGACGCTGAGGGTCGCCACCTATCGCGGCAATCCCGAGAGCTTCTTCGCCGAGGCGGGCATCCAGGACCCGTCCTACAAACTGGCCCGCACCCAGTTCGCCGGCGGCAACCTGATCGCCGAGGCGATCAACGCCCGGGCGCTGGACTTCGGCGGCATGAGCGAGATCCCGCCGATCTTCGTCGCCGCCCAGCCCGGCAACCAGGTCCGCATCGTCGGGGTGCTGCGCGGCGACGTGAACAACCAGGTCGTACTGGTTCCCAAGGGCTCGCCGGTCGGCGACTTCAGGCAGCTGAAGGGCAAGCGCGTCGGCTACGTGAAGGCCACGACCTCGCACTACATCCTGCTGCGCCTGCTGCAGGAGGCGGGCCTTTCCTGGAACGACATCCAGCCGGTGGCGCTGAGCCCGCAGGACGGCCTGGCGGCCTTCCAGAGCGGGGCGCTGGACGCCTGGGTGATCTACGGTGTCATCGTCTACCAGGCCCGCGAGGCCGAGGCGCGGGTGCTGCGCACGGCGCTGGGCATACTGTCGGGCAACTATCTGATCACCGCGGCCAAAGAGGCGCTGGACGACCCGGTGCGGTTCCAGGCGCTGGGCGACTATGTCAGCCGCTACAAGCGGGTGTTCGACTGGATCAACGCCGACGGCGAGCGCTGGGCCCAGGCCCGGGCCAAGGTCACCGGCGTCAAGGCCGACTACTACGCCCAGGAGTTCCGCGAGAAGTCGTCGCTGAACTATCTGGAGCCGATCAGCGAGGCGGCCATCGCCTCGCAGCAGGCCGTGGCCGACACCTTCGCCGCCGCCAAGATCATTCCTGCCCGGGTCGACGTGCGGCCGCTGTGGGATGACCGGCTCTCATCGTTTCTGAAATGATGTCGAGCATCGCAAATATATCCGATGACTTCAGACGATATGAGCGGAGCTATCCGTTCGATCATTTTATATTCGTTGAGAAAAGCGCCCTCACAAACACAAATCCCCATCGAACAAGTCGGGGATAAATCCGTGCAGACCTTCAAGCTTCAACTTCTAGCTTTCACTTCCGGCCTCGCCGTCACCAGCGTGGCCTTGGCCGCCGAACCCGCGCCGGCCGCCAATACCGACGACGCCGGCTCGGCCGCCGTCGAGCAGGTGATCGTCACCGCCGAGCGCCGCGCCACCGACCTGCAGAAGACCGCCATCGCCATCTCGGCCTTCGGCCCGCAGGTGCTGGCCGACCGCAAGGTCGACAACATCCGCGATCTGGCTGGCCAGATCCCGAACCTGTCGATCAGCCGCGTCACCATCAGCCACACCACCCAGACCTACGCCCTGCGGGGCGTCGGCGAGGCCGATCCGATCCAGGAGCCGGTGCTGGCGGTCTATGTCGACGACGTCTACGTGCCCCGCCAGATCGGCTCGATGATCGAGTTCAACGACCTGGAGCGCATCGAGGTGCTGCGCGGGCCGCAAGGCACGCTCTACGGCCGCAACTCCAGCGCCGGCGCCCTGCGGATCATCACCCGCGACCCGGGCGACGCCTTCCGGGCCAAGGCCGAGGTGGGGCTGGGCAGCTACGGCGCGGTCGACGTGCGGGCCCTGCTCGAGGGGCCGATCGTCGAGGGCAAGCTGGCCGGCAGCCTGTCGTACATCCACCACAAGCGCGACGGGGTGACCTTCGACCCGACGCTGAACCACGACGTCAACCGCATCGACCTGGACGCCTGGCGCGCCAAGCTGCGCTGGACGCCGACCGAAAAGCTGGACGTCCTGTTCACCCTGAACGCCCTGCGTGACCGCAGCGACACCCGCAGCTACATCCCGGTCAACCAGCCGGGCGGCGGGTTCGACAAGCGCCGCTCCTATTCCGAAGTGGAGCCGACCCAGGACCTGGACCAGATCAGCGGCTCGATCCGCGTCCAGTACGCGCTGAACGACAACCTCAAGATCAAGTCGATCACCGCCTACGGCGGCTTCAACCTCAATCCCGTCAACTACGACAACGACGGCGAGGCGGCGCTGATCCAGAAGAACCTGATCCACTACAACGACCAGTACGTCACCCAGGAAGTCCAGCTGAACGGCGACTACGGCCGCCTGACCTTCACCAGCGGGCTGTTCTACCTGCACGAACGCTTCTTCGTGGAGCGCGACGGCTACAGCCGCCGCAACGCCCAGGCCACCGATCCGGCGGTGACGCCCGGCAACTACAACTTCGCCCGCGCCCACAACGTGACCAACACCGACGCCTACGCCCTGTTCGGCGAGGCGACCTACGCGGTGACCGACCGCTTCAGCCTGACCGGCGGCCTGCGCTGGACCAACGAGGAGAAGGAATTCGTCTTCGACAACAAGGTGCTGAACCTGGCCGGCCAGGTGATCGGCCAGTCGATCGCGGGGACGGCCGACAAGACCTGGTCGGCGATCACGCCCAAGCTGACCGCCCAGTACCAGTGGACCCC includes:
- a CDS encoding class II aldolase/adducin family protein, with the translated sequence MTAIPSPRGFAAAGPHPAKIETVLPPFGAREIPQQPTLELERLYRKQRLAAGYRLFGRHGFDMGGAGHITARDPELTDHFWVNPLGVHFSRIKVSDLMLVSHAGEIVQPPAKSPARLNRAAFAIHSQLHEARPDVVAAAHSHSLYGKAWSALGRLLDPLTQDSAAFYDDHALFEEFSGVVLDTSEGQKIARALGPKKAVILQNHGILTVGQSVEAAVWRYLALENACQAQLLAEAAGPTKPMSPEVARHTASQVGTELGGVYAFQPYWDIVTEEEPDLFD
- a CDS encoding ABC transporter substrate-binding protein; this translates as MTGLSLSRRDLMAGGLSIAGLSMAGLTTVNLAACSPTGDDRAGSLADLTLRVATYRGNPESFFAEAGIQDPSYKLARTQFAGGNLIAEAINARALDFGGMSEIPPIFVAAQPGNQVRIVGVLRGDVNNQVVLVPKGSPVGDFRQLKGKRVGYVKATTSHYILLRLLQEAGLSWNDIQPVALSPQDGLAAFQSGALDAWVIYGVIVYQAREAEARVLRTALGILSGNYLITAAKEALDDPVRFQALGDYVSRYKRVFDWINADGERWAQARAKVTGVKADYYAQEFREKSSLNYLEPISEAAIASQQAVADTFAAAKIIPARVDVRPLWDDRLSSFLK
- a CDS encoding TonB-dependent receptor, coding for MQTFKLQLLAFTSGLAVTSVALAAEPAPAANTDDAGSAAVEQVIVTAERRATDLQKTAIAISAFGPQVLADRKVDNIRDLAGQIPNLSISRVTISHTTQTYALRGVGEADPIQEPVLAVYVDDVYVPRQIGSMIEFNDLERIEVLRGPQGTLYGRNSSAGALRIITRDPGDAFRAKAEVGLGSYGAVDVRALLEGPIVEGKLAGSLSYIHHKRDGVTFDPTLNHDVNRIDLDAWRAKLRWTPTEKLDVLFTLNALRDRSDTRSYIPVNQPGGGFDKRRSYSEVEPTQDLDQISGSIRVQYALNDNLKIKSITAYGGFNLNPVNYDNDGEAALIQKNLIHYNDQYVTQEVQLNGDYGRLTFTSGLFYLHERFFVERDGYSRRNAQATDPAVTPGNYNFARAHNVTNTDAYALFGEATYAVTDRFSLTGGLRWTNEEKEFVFDNKVLNLAGQVIGQSIAGTADKTWSAITPKLTAQYQWTPDVSQYVSYSKGFKSGGFDNRATRLDLATLPFAPEDVTTFEAGLKTQAFDRRLRANLAAFYNDYQDLQVSFYDPAYVGSRRGNAGQAHTYGVELETQARPTDRVGLNFNVGWLFAVYDDYKGAGGAGVNADGNRLLNSPRWNLSGGVTWDVPVEVPGSVRVGLDAQWQSGVVSSATPSAGGQHDIPSQGFLNGTITWTAPDPHWAVQLSARNILDSDKPVSSTYTPSTAVYYQNFPDPRTWLVTLKYAL
- a CDS encoding D-isomer specific 2-hydroxyacid dehydrogenase family protein, with protein sequence MSRLVVASQLPEVFNSVFAQHAADAEIIAVPPGLTAPLPPSAKVLVAAPFRKAGGVLPAKAPPGWPFDVRWVQLVSVGIDFYPDWLFDGPVVTSARGSSAVALAEFALAAILADAKRLPEIWIDRAERWTPQPLKLISGTTLGIVGFGAIGEALAPRAQALGLNVVATRRSDKPIPVAGVERVADLKTLFARSDHVVLAAPATPQTERLIGREVLAHAKPGLHLINIARGALIDDDALLAALDDGRVGRASLDVTFPEPLTDGHPFYGHPKVRLSPHTSVHTPDTRINLATQFAENLARFRAGAPLADVVDLSRGY